Proteins from a genomic interval of Desulfofustis limnaeus:
- a CDS encoding AlbA family DNA-binding domain-containing protein, translated as METTESQVLDLIRKGEGLDLEFKACRNQLNRDVYETVCAFLNRHGGTLLLGVRDSGEIQGLEPEAVAQVRKDFVTAINNPQKISPPTYLAVDEVTVDGKLLIRIYVPESSQVHRCNGRIYDRNEDGDIDITDHTVQVAQLYQRKQANYSENRVYQWIQPDDLRTDLIERCRRYVRINKPRHPWGNMQDIDLIKSAQLYQPHPETGKVGVTLAGVMLLGTDDLILKVCPPHRTDLILRKVNVDRYDDRDLVITNLIDSYDRILDFVKKHLPDPFYLEGTERRSLRDAIFREVASNLLIHREYTSGATTRLIIEYGRVVTENPSRPHGFGRLDPATTVPFQKNPVIGAFFRQIDRADELGSGMRKMMLYGKKYGDADPELIEGDIFRMVISVPEFGANPAEVPQIVSVTQPSGQVTGQVTGQVTGQVTGQVLNLLKVALGERGRKELMEAIGLTGRDNFEKLYLRPALDAELIEMTIPDKPKSSNQKYRLTGKGAKLLEELAK; from the coding sequence ATGGAAACAACCGAATCCCAAGTTCTCGACCTGATCCGTAAGGGTGAAGGACTCGATCTTGAGTTCAAAGCCTGCCGGAACCAGCTCAATCGGGATGTCTATGAGACGGTTTGCGCCTTTCTGAACCGGCACGGCGGCACTTTGCTGCTTGGCGTTCGTGATTCTGGCGAGATCCAAGGGCTTGAGCCGGAAGCTGTGGCGCAAGTCCGCAAAGACTTTGTCACGGCCATCAACAATCCACAGAAAATATCCCCGCCCACCTATCTGGCGGTGGATGAAGTCACGGTTGACGGTAAACTACTGATCCGCATCTATGTGCCGGAAAGTTCCCAGGTACATCGCTGCAACGGTCGCATCTACGACCGTAACGAAGACGGTGACATCGATATCACGGACCACACGGTCCAGGTAGCTCAGCTCTACCAACGTAAGCAGGCCAACTACAGCGAAAACCGGGTTTATCAATGGATACAACCGGACGACCTCCGAACAGATCTGATAGAGCGTTGCCGCCGATATGTTCGCATCAACAAGCCCCGGCATCCTTGGGGAAATATGCAGGATATCGATTTGATAAAGAGTGCCCAGCTCTATCAGCCGCACCCGGAAACTGGCAAGGTGGGCGTAACCTTGGCTGGTGTGATGCTGCTGGGAACCGACGACCTTATCCTCAAGGTCTGCCCGCCGCATCGAACCGATCTGATTCTCCGCAAAGTGAATGTGGACCGCTACGACGACCGCGATCTGGTGATAACCAACCTCATTGACAGTTACGATCGCATCCTCGACTTTGTCAAAAAACACCTGCCCGACCCCTTCTATCTAGAAGGCACTGAGCGTCGCAGTTTACGAGACGCCATCTTCCGGGAGGTGGCATCAAACCTTCTCATCCACCGTGAATACACAAGTGGTGCTACGACTCGGCTTATCATCGAATATGGTCGCGTGGTAACCGAAAATCCAAGCCGTCCCCATGGTTTTGGCCGCTTGGATCCGGCAACAACGGTTCCTTTTCAGAAGAATCCGGTGATCGGGGCGTTCTTCAGGCAAATTGACCGTGCTGATGAACTAGGCTCGGGGATGCGTAAAATGATGCTGTACGGGAAAAAATATGGCGATGCCGACCCTGAGCTGATTGAAGGAGATATCTTCCGTATGGTGATCAGTGTCCCTGAATTCGGGGCGAACCCGGCGGAAGTTCCGCAAATCGTTTCTGTTACGCAACCGTCTGGGCAAGTCACAGGGCAAGTCACAGGGCAAGTCACAGGGCAAGTCACAGGGCAAGTTCTCAACCTGCTCAAGGTAGCTCTGGGGGAGCGTGGCCGAAAGGAATTGATGGAAGCCATAGGACTTACAGGCAGAGACAATTTTGAAAAGCTCTATCTTCGCCCCGCACTGGATGCCGAATTGATAGAAATGACTATTCCAGACAAGCCAAAAAGTAGTAACCAAAAATACCGCCTGACTGGAAAGGGTGCAAAATTGTTGGAGGAGCTTGCGAAATGA
- a CDS encoding HNH endonuclease family protein, which translates to MEVELGRSGFNDLFVYVRMIYAREKAKRALLEEFRSQVLSKVDSPRSLVSEVLEPYAEALSTVRNANYMASSNAQDVNALLNWLNKIDNSDWIPPAIHFLAQHKNDSVYVLWFFKRLERLAAYLHICSKNVNDRIERYAEVIKGLEQSHDLNNPVVDLELTSQEKEEMRRVLDGEIYFLTARRRNYLILRLDSFLTDGAASYNHAILTIEHVLPQTVNPNSDWERLWPDPVLRQHWTHRLANLVPLTFRRNVQASNYDFAKKKTAYFGGKSQVSSFILTSQVLSAPSWTPEYVDQRQKELLEVLADNWEALRRFKWI; encoded by the coding sequence ATGGAGGTAGAACTGGGGAGGTCCGGCTTTAATGACCTGTTTGTCTATGTTCGGATGATTTATGCGAGGGAGAAAGCGAAGCGCGCTTTGTTGGAAGAGTTTCGTTCCCAGGTGCTGAGTAAGGTAGACTCGCCGAGGTCTTTAGTGAGTGAGGTCTTGGAGCCTTATGCTGAAGCACTTTCGACCGTGCGCAATGCGAATTATATGGCATCTTCAAACGCTCAAGATGTCAACGCCTTGTTGAATTGGTTGAATAAAATCGACAACTCCGATTGGATTCCGCCGGCCATCCATTTTCTCGCTCAGCATAAAAACGATTCTGTTTATGTGCTCTGGTTCTTCAAGCGGCTCGAACGGTTGGCGGCTTATCTTCATATCTGTTCCAAGAATGTCAACGATCGAATTGAGCGGTATGCTGAAGTTATCAAGGGGCTTGAACAATCTCATGACCTGAATAACCCAGTTGTCGATCTGGAATTGACCAGCCAAGAAAAGGAGGAGATGCGGCGGGTTCTGGATGGCGAGATTTACTTCTTGACCGCCAGGCGACGGAATTATCTCATTTTACGACTTGATTCTTTTCTGACGGATGGTGCAGCTTCCTATAATCATGCAATTTTGACCATTGAACATGTATTACCTCAGACTGTGAATCCGAATAGCGACTGGGAACGTCTGTGGCCTGATCCGGTTCTTAGACAGCACTGGACTCATCGGCTGGCTAATCTTGTGCCGCTTACGTTTCGGCGAAACGTTCAGGCATCCAACTACGACTTTGCCAAGAAGAAAACGGCTTATTTTGGCGGAAAGTCACAGGTCTCTTCGTTCATTTTGACAAGCCAGGTCCTCAGCGCACCGTCATGGACCCCAGAATATGTTGATCAACGCCAGAAGGAGCTTCTGGAAGTGCTTGCTGACAACTGGGAGGCTCTTCGTCGTTTCAAGTGGATTTGA
- the tnpC gene encoding IS66 family transposase — protein MKPATETTLPDDPEELKRIIVHLQQEQDRLQQEQGRLQQERNRLEREQDRYEQEINLLHERIRLLYGKLFGKKSEKHPAREDSPQLPLFDMPEPAEIEPERETVEVPSHTRQKRGRKPLPVELPRVEVVHDIDEAEKTCGCGARLDKIGEDVSEKLDLIPAIIRVIRHIRPKYACKQCEGLETEGGTVKIAPPPPQIIDKGIATAGLLAHILTAKFCDALPFYRQEKQFDRLGADVGRATMCNWAMKAAEACQPVLTLLHREIRSGPLINIDETTVQVLDEPGRAATTKSYMWVCRGGPTGTPGIRYHYAPSRSSTVARELLDGYAGIVQTDGYSGYDYLDHDPAILHAGCLAHVRRKFDEARRGSGKPSGKTGSADVALSYIGKLYRIESEAKRKGLTSEELRTLRQERAKPIFDDFRTWLHKKATQVVPKSLLGVAVHYALSQWDRLVVYLEHGEMTPDNNQAENAIRPFVVGRKNWLFAGTPKGARASADLYSLIETAKANGLEPYRYLRYLFEKLPFARSTEDYQALLPMRLRPEDVELKNIARGV, from the coding sequence ATGAAACCTGCCACCGAAACCACCTTGCCCGACGACCCGGAAGAACTGAAGCGGATTATCGTCCACCTGCAACAGGAGCAGGACCGCCTGCAACAAGAACAGGGCCGCCTGCAGCAGGAACGGAACCGCCTGGAACGGGAGCAGGACCGCTACGAGCAGGAAATCAACCTGCTCCACGAGCGCATCCGGCTGCTGTATGGCAAATTGTTCGGCAAGAAGAGCGAGAAGCACCCCGCTCGCGAGGACAGCCCGCAGCTGCCGCTGTTCGATATGCCGGAGCCGGCCGAGATCGAGCCGGAACGCGAAACAGTCGAAGTGCCGTCCCACACCCGGCAGAAGCGCGGCCGCAAGCCGCTGCCAGTGGAGCTGCCGCGCGTGGAAGTGGTTCATGATATCGACGAAGCGGAGAAGACCTGCGGCTGCGGCGCCCGGTTGGACAAGATCGGCGAGGACGTCTCCGAGAAGCTCGATCTCATCCCGGCGATCATCCGGGTCATCAGACATATCCGGCCCAAGTACGCCTGCAAACAGTGCGAAGGGCTGGAGACCGAGGGCGGCACGGTCAAGATCGCACCGCCCCCGCCGCAGATCATTGACAAAGGAATTGCCACCGCCGGCCTGCTGGCCCATATCCTTACCGCCAAGTTCTGCGACGCGCTGCCGTTTTACCGACAGGAGAAGCAGTTCGACCGGCTGGGCGCCGATGTGGGGCGGGCCACCATGTGCAACTGGGCGATGAAGGCGGCCGAGGCCTGTCAGCCGGTGCTGACGTTATTACACCGGGAGATCCGCTCGGGACCGTTGATCAACATCGACGAGACGACGGTGCAGGTGTTGGATGAACCGGGGCGCGCCGCGACGACGAAATCATATATGTGGGTCTGTCGTGGCGGTCCAACCGGAACACCGGGCATCCGCTACCATTACGCACCGAGCCGTTCTTCCACAGTGGCCCGGGAGTTGCTCGATGGTTATGCCGGGATCGTGCAGACCGACGGTTATAGTGGCTATGATTATCTCGACCACGATCCGGCGATCCTCCATGCCGGTTGCCTGGCCCATGTGCGGCGGAAGTTCGACGAGGCAAGACGAGGCAGCGGCAAACCATCCGGGAAAACGGGGAGCGCCGACGTGGCCCTGAGTTATATCGGCAAGCTCTATCGGATCGAATCCGAGGCCAAGCGAAAAGGGCTGACTTCCGAAGAGCTGCGGACGCTGCGCCAGGAGCGGGCTAAACCGATCTTCGATGACTTCCGTACCTGGCTGCACAAGAAAGCCACCCAGGTGGTGCCGAAGAGCCTGCTCGGTGTGGCGGTTCATTATGCACTGAGCCAGTGGGACCGGTTGGTGGTGTATCTGGAGCATGGTGAGATGACACCGGATAACAATCAGGCTGAAAATGCCATCCGGCCGTTCGTGGTGGGGAGGAAAAACTGGTTGTTTGCTGGGACCCCGAAAGGCGCCCGGGCCAGTGCCGATCTTTACAGTCTGATCGAGACGGCCAAGGCGAACGGGTTGGAACCGTACCGGTATCTTCGCTATCTGTTCGAGAAACTGCCGTTTGCTCGGAGCACGGAAGATTATCAGGCGCTACTGCCGATGCGGCTTCGTCCGGAAGATGTGGAACTGAAGAATATTGCCAGAGGGGTTTAA
- a CDS encoding MBL fold metallo-hydrolase RNA specificity domain-containing protein — MIEKWLDRHAIPKIDLHTSGHASPKALKNLVSAVKPKKVVPIHTLFPEKYPELFPNVDAHEDGEWWEV, encoded by the coding sequence ATGATCGAAAAATGGCTCGACCGGCATGCAATCCCAAAGATTGATCTTCATACATCCGGCCACGCCAGTCCGAAAGCCTTGAAAAATCTGGTTTCAGCTGTAAAACCAAAAAAAGTGGTTCCAATTCACACTCTTTTCCCTGAAAAATATCCAGAACTATTCCCCAACGTGGATGCCCACGAAGATGGTGAATGGTGGGAGGTATAA
- a CDS encoding condensin complex protein MksE, with the protein MTDPSPFALPHLGEIFDALRRGRHICAADGKLYWALRDNLEAYLDLFQHLGFRLQVHPRDFYYFRGKDSLSPLASKMAVFVFILIESLSDQGEAVVEALMTKTFSISELVHLKHARYRAYLKEASVTSEEELLAIIRQLERFGFAQRHTEDSFSFRTPAYRFFDVCIDILNREDDQPTEEQT; encoded by the coding sequence ATGACGGATCCCAGCCCCTTTGCGTTGCCGCACCTTGGTGAAATCTTCGACGCGCTTCGCCGCGGTCGCCACATCTGTGCTGCAGATGGCAAGCTCTACTGGGCGTTGCGCGACAACCTCGAGGCCTATCTGGATTTATTCCAGCATCTCGGCTTTCGGCTCCAGGTGCATCCACGGGATTTTTACTATTTTCGAGGCAAAGACAGCCTCAGCCCCCTGGCCTCGAAGATGGCGGTGTTTGTCTTCATTCTCATCGAATCATTGTCCGATCAGGGTGAGGCGGTGGTTGAGGCTCTCATGACCAAGACCTTTTCCATCTCCGAGTTGGTGCATCTCAAGCATGCCCGCTATCGGGCATACCTGAAGGAGGCTAGTGTTACCAGCGAGGAAGAGTTGCTGGCGATTATTCGACAGCTTGAACGGTTTGGCTTTGCCCAGCGCCATACCGAAGACTCGTTTTCCTTCCGGACCCCGGCATATCGGTTTTTTGATGTCTGCATCGATATTTTGAACCGGGAAGACGATCAACCGACCGAGGAGCAGACCTGA
- the ltrA gene encoding group II intron reverse transcriptase/maturase, giving the protein MGQGKAFAIPKELVWKSYLEVRKNRGAAGCDGQTITQFDENRDGNLYKIWNRLSSGSYFPPPVREKRIPKGDGKERVLGIPTVSDRIAQGAVKLFVEERLDPLFHEDSYGYRPGKSAHQALEICARRCWRYSWVLEVDIRTFFDSVRHDLIIKALEHHHMPRWVILYCRRWLEAPMQGSVVDSDLRKREVGTPQGGVISPLLANLFLHYAFDQWMGREFRFVPFERYADDIVIHCSLMKDASHMRALVRKRFQEVGLEINEEKSKIVYIDTFKRFNVETCFTFLGYDFKVRTLKNYKGEVYRKCMPGASKKALRQITQTIKGWRIHRSTVDNAETIAKRYNTILRGWINYYGKFWYRNFGYHVWRVFQSRLVKWIRSKYRIPGKKAERKLAMMRKENPRLFAHWYLLRAANACPRAV; this is encoded by the coding sequence GTGGGGCAAGGAAAAGCATTTGCAATACCAAAAGAACTGGTCTGGAAGTCCTACCTTGAAGTTCGCAAGAACCGGGGTGCTGCTGGATGCGATGGGCAGACCATAACGCAGTTTGATGAAAATCGAGACGGAAACCTCTATAAGATCTGGAACCGCCTGAGTTCCGGCTCCTATTTTCCACCGCCGGTTCGCGAGAAGCGGATCCCGAAAGGAGATGGAAAAGAGCGAGTGCTCGGAATACCCACGGTATCAGATCGAATCGCCCAAGGTGCGGTTAAGCTTTTTGTCGAGGAACGACTCGATCCTCTATTTCATGAAGACTCGTATGGATATCGACCCGGAAAATCAGCACACCAGGCGCTTGAGATATGTGCCCGGCGATGTTGGAGGTACAGCTGGGTATTGGAGGTGGACATTAGGACATTCTTTGATAGCGTAAGGCATGATTTAATCATCAAGGCGTTAGAACATCACCATATGCCGAGATGGGTCATTTTGTATTGTCGGAGATGGCTTGAGGCACCAATGCAAGGCTCGGTGGTCGATAGTGACTTGCGGAAACGAGAAGTAGGCACACCTCAAGGTGGTGTAATATCGCCACTATTGGCGAATCTATTTCTTCATTACGCATTTGATCAGTGGATGGGTCGTGAATTTCGCTTTGTACCTTTTGAAAGATATGCTGATGATATAGTAATTCATTGTAGTCTGATGAAGGATGCGAGCCATATGAGAGCGCTTGTAAGAAAACGTTTTCAGGAAGTAGGGCTCGAAATAAACGAAGAGAAATCAAAGATCGTCTACATCGATACGTTCAAGCGCTTCAATGTTGAAACCTGTTTCACGTTTCTCGGATACGATTTCAAGGTAAGAACCCTGAAGAATTACAAAGGGGAAGTCTACCGCAAATGCATGCCGGGGGCGTCAAAGAAAGCGTTGCGTCAGATCACTCAGACCATAAAAGGGTGGCGGATTCATCGATCGACAGTGGATAACGCAGAAACGATAGCGAAACGGTACAATACAATTCTCCGTGGTTGGATCAACTACTACGGGAAGTTCTGGTATCGAAACTTTGGCTATCATGTGTGGCGCGTATTTCAGTCGAGACTGGTTAAGTGGATACGTTCGAAGTATCGAATCCCAGGAAAGAAGGCTGAAAGAAAATTGGCGATGATGAGAAAGGAAAATCCGCGGTTGTTTGCTCATTGGTATTTATTACGTGCAGCAAATGCGTGTCCAAGAGCCGTATGA
- the tnpA gene encoding IS66 family insertion sequence element accessory protein TnpA produces the protein MEQEAIKNRRTKQSFWQHHIDDWRQSGKSQRRYCLAHGLALATFGYWRRKIREGRTEKPHFYPLVLSGQSFRSKTTHMSHSGLRVVLGNNRFTIEIDDHFSPAVLRDLVTTLEQL, from the coding sequence ATGGAACAGGAAGCAATCAAGAATCGCAGGACAAAACAGTCGTTCTGGCAGCACCACATTGACGACTGGCGTCAATCAGGAAAAAGCCAACGGCGCTATTGCCTGGCACACGGACTAGCTCTGGCCACCTTTGGCTACTGGCGACGGAAAATAAGAGAGGGGCGTACCGAGAAGCCGCACTTCTATCCGCTGGTGCTCTCCGGCCAATCTTTCAGAAGCAAAACGACTCATATGAGCCATTCAGGTTTGCGCGTCGTGCTCGGCAACAACCGTTTCACCATCGAGATCGATGACCATTTCTCGCCGGCGGTTTTGCGGGACCTGGTCACCACCCTGGAACAGTTGTGA
- the tnpB gene encoding IS66 family insertion sequence element accessory protein TnpB (TnpB, as the term is used for proteins encoded by IS66 family insertion elements, is considered an accessory protein, since TnpC, encoded by a neighboring gene, is a DDE family transposase.), translating into MNRTAGGTTVYLALGATDMRKSINGLSLLVEEQFELDLFTGNLFAFCNRRRDMVKILYWDTNGFCIWLKRLEQDQFRWPQSEQEVMEISPTALNWLLHGLDVRQAHRRLSYGSVA; encoded by the coding sequence ATGAACCGGACAGCTGGAGGAACAACCGTGTACCTGGCGCTGGGCGCGACGGACATGCGCAAATCAATCAACGGCCTGTCGCTGCTGGTGGAAGAACAGTTCGAGCTGGACCTCTTTACCGGCAACCTGTTTGCCTTCTGCAACCGCCGCCGGGACATGGTCAAGATCCTCTACTGGGACACTAACGGCTTCTGCATCTGGCTCAAGCGTTTGGAGCAGGATCAGTTCCGTTGGCCGCAGAGCGAGCAGGAGGTGATGGAGATCAGTCCGACAGCTCTGAACTGGTTGCTGCATGGCCTGGATGTCCGCCAGGCGCATCGCCGGCTGAGCTATGGATCGGTCGCCTGA
- the brxL gene encoding BREX system Lon protease-like protein BrxL has translation MTMLDEKINEHFPGLVVRKDLVKIVKGNAIVPTYVLEYLLGQYCATSDEDSIRSGIETVKEILRKHYVHRNEAGLIKSVIREKGRHKVIDKIGVQLNDKDDVYEATFSNLGISKVLTDTDTIKKHPKLLVGGVWCICDIEYEPSEDKRVCPWLLQSLKPIQLSLFDYEGYLAARKQFTVDEWIDLLVQSIGFNPEMFGLRSKLLQLVRLIPFCERNYNLIELGPKGTGKSHIYSEFSPHGILISGGEVTVPKLFVNNSNGKLGLVGYWDAVAFDEFAGREKKPNKALVDIMKNYMANKTFSRGVETLGAEASMVFVGNTRHNVPYMLKHTDLFDELPAAYHDSAFLDRIHFYVPGWEVDIIRGEMFSSGYGFVVDYLAEILRSMRNHDYSQKYTEHFTLNSDISTRDRDAINKTFSGLMKILFPHEEAEKDEIEMILRFAIEGRKRVKDQLLRIDSTYAPVRFGYHDPGGDQQRMVKTLEEKQYPQHYYPDGKSPVEPESVAEADPQPEQPEEAGADKEQTPRECHLVVEENQKGISFDNLFGPYLKGATEIVITDAYIRKFHQARNLMEFLETVARNKTDDLEVEVKLITIEDDFTGDQQRNFLMSVQENIWNAGIRFSWEFDQEKTIHARHIIINNGWKIMLDRGLDIFQPFDGKDAFQLAVRQQHYRSCRAFEMTVVSTK, from the coding sequence ATGACCATGCTGGACGAAAAAATAAACGAGCATTTCCCCGGGCTGGTTGTCCGCAAGGACCTGGTGAAGATCGTCAAGGGCAACGCCATCGTGCCGACCTATGTTCTCGAATACCTCCTCGGGCAGTACTGCGCCACGTCGGATGAGGACAGTATCAGAAGCGGTATCGAGACGGTCAAGGAGATCCTGCGCAAGCACTATGTGCATCGCAACGAGGCCGGCCTGATCAAGTCCGTTATCCGCGAGAAAGGCAGACACAAGGTCATCGACAAAATCGGTGTGCAGCTCAATGACAAGGATGACGTGTATGAGGCGACGTTCAGCAATCTTGGAATATCCAAGGTCCTGACGGACACCGATACCATCAAGAAACACCCGAAGCTGCTGGTCGGCGGGGTGTGGTGTATCTGCGATATCGAATATGAGCCATCCGAAGATAAGCGGGTATGTCCGTGGTTGCTGCAATCACTGAAGCCGATTCAGCTGTCCTTGTTCGACTATGAAGGCTATCTGGCGGCGCGCAAGCAATTCACCGTCGACGAGTGGATCGACCTGCTCGTCCAGTCGATCGGCTTTAACCCGGAGATGTTCGGCCTGCGCAGCAAGCTGCTGCAGCTTGTCCGGTTGATCCCGTTTTGCGAGCGAAACTACAACCTCATCGAGTTGGGGCCGAAGGGGACGGGAAAATCACATATCTATTCGGAATTTTCACCGCACGGGATTCTGATCTCGGGTGGCGAAGTTACGGTTCCGAAGCTGTTCGTCAACAACTCGAACGGCAAGCTCGGCCTGGTCGGGTATTGGGATGCGGTTGCATTCGACGAGTTCGCCGGCCGGGAGAAAAAGCCGAACAAGGCGCTGGTCGACATCATGAAGAACTATATGGCGAACAAGACGTTCTCGCGCGGTGTGGAGACCCTGGGTGCAGAAGCGTCCATGGTGTTCGTCGGCAACACCAGGCATAACGTGCCGTACATGCTCAAGCATACGGATCTTTTCGATGAGCTGCCCGCCGCCTACCATGATTCCGCCTTCCTCGACCGGATCCATTTCTACGTGCCTGGCTGGGAGGTGGACATCATCAGGGGGGAGATGTTCTCCAGCGGCTACGGGTTCGTGGTCGATTATCTGGCGGAAATCCTGCGGTCGATGCGCAATCATGATTACTCCCAGAAGTATACCGAGCACTTCACGTTGAACAGCGACATATCCACTAGGGACCGGGACGCCATCAACAAGACATTCTCGGGCCTGATGAAGATACTCTTCCCCCATGAAGAAGCGGAGAAAGACGAGATCGAGATGATCCTGCGTTTTGCCATCGAGGGGAGAAAGCGGGTAAAGGATCAGTTACTGCGTATCGACTCCACCTACGCGCCGGTGAGATTCGGTTATCACGACCCCGGTGGGGACCAGCAGCGCATGGTCAAGACGCTCGAGGAGAAGCAGTACCCGCAACATTACTACCCGGATGGCAAGAGCCCGGTGGAACCGGAATCCGTTGCAGAAGCCGATCCTCAACCGGAACAACCGGAGGAAGCGGGTGCCGACAAGGAACAGACGCCTCGGGAGTGCCATCTGGTAGTCGAGGAAAATCAAAAGGGGATCTCCTTCGACAATCTCTTCGGGCCATACCTGAAAGGCGCGACCGAGATCGTCATTACCGATGCGTACATTCGAAAGTTCCACCAGGCGAGAAACCTGATGGAATTTCTTGAAACCGTGGCCCGCAACAAGACAGATGACTTAGAGGTGGAAGTCAAGCTCATCACCATCGAAGATGACTTCACCGGCGACCAGCAGAGAAACTTTTTGATGTCGGTTCAGGAGAATATCTGGAATGCCGGTATCCGCTTTTCCTGGGAGTTTGACCAGGAGAAAACGATCCATGCCCGGCATATCATCATCAATAACGGCTGGAAGATCATGCTCGATCGAGGCCTCGACATCTTCCAGCCTTTCGATGGTAAGGACGCGTTCCAATTAGCCGTGCGGCAACAACACTATCGTTCATGCCGCGCTTTCGAAATGACGGTTGTGTCGACGAAATAG
- a CDS encoding ISL3 family transposase, which translates to MNGNDIIALGLGLEKPWEITGQSLNTECTPHELRITLAAPRGSSFPCPDCGAMCKAHDFKEMTWRHLNFFQHHCYITAAVPRVNCKDHGVKRITVPWARTGSKFTLLFEQAGLMLVREMPVLAAARIMEIPDKTLWRIVLHYVTAGLAQLDLSELKAVGLDETSAKKRHNYVTVFIDLDRRKEPVVFAVPGKGQDVIRQFKQFLTTQGGAAGNIKEVACDMSKPFLSGIKQSFPRAQVTVDWFHVVQTFTKAVNKVRVLEARKKQLPRTTRWAVLKNEESTGLSEQERQALAELNAMDFFTAIAWRVKERLRWVRKASTAQAAKWRLSNFLLCMAEANLTKSPLLRPVIAAIETVIRHRRAIESRWESGHSTARLEGLNSIFQAAKARARGYRNPQTFISMIYLLASPVGNLLKST; encoded by the coding sequence ATGAACGGTAACGATATCATAGCATTAGGTCTTGGTCTTGAGAAACCGTGGGAGATCACCGGCCAGTCTCTGAACACCGAGTGTACGCCCCATGAACTGCGCATCACGTTAGCAGCTCCCCGGGGCAGCAGCTTTCCCTGTCCCGACTGCGGAGCGATGTGCAAGGCCCATGACTTCAAGGAAATGACCTGGCGTCATCTCAACTTCTTTCAACACCATTGCTACATCACCGCCGCCGTTCCACGGGTCAACTGCAAAGACCACGGGGTAAAACGGATCACCGTCCCCTGGGCGCGCACGGGCAGCAAGTTCACCTTGCTCTTCGAACAAGCCGGCCTCATGCTGGTACGAGAGATGCCGGTATTGGCTGCGGCCCGGATCATGGAGATTCCCGATAAAACGTTGTGGCGCATCGTCCTTCATTACGTGACCGCCGGTCTTGCCCAGCTTGACCTGAGCGAACTCAAAGCCGTCGGCCTCGATGAAACTTCGGCAAAGAAACGGCATAACTACGTGACCGTTTTCATCGATCTGGACCGTAGGAAAGAGCCTGTCGTGTTTGCGGTACCCGGCAAAGGCCAGGATGTGATTCGCCAGTTCAAACAGTTTCTCACGACACAGGGCGGTGCTGCCGGCAACATCAAAGAAGTAGCCTGCGACATGTCGAAGCCCTTCTTGTCCGGTATCAAGCAAAGCTTTCCACGAGCCCAGGTCACGGTTGACTGGTTCCATGTGGTGCAGACTTTCACCAAGGCGGTCAACAAGGTCCGTGTCCTCGAGGCACGGAAGAAACAGCTACCCCGAACCACCCGCTGGGCGGTGCTGAAGAATGAAGAGTCAACCGGTCTCAGCGAGCAAGAACGGCAAGCCCTGGCAGAGCTCAACGCCATGGATTTCTTCACAGCTATTGCCTGGCGGGTCAAGGAGCGTCTCCGCTGGGTACGCAAAGCATCGACAGCGCAAGCGGCCAAATGGCGCCTGAGCAACTTTTTGTTGTGCATGGCGGAAGCCAACCTGACGAAATCACCACTGTTACGACCGGTCATCGCGGCTATCGAAACGGTGATCAGGCATCGCCGTGCCATTGAGTCTCGGTGGGAATCCGGCCATAGCACCGCTCGCCTGGAGGGTTTGAACAGCATTTTCCAGGCAGCCAAAGCACGGGCCAGAGGGTATCGGAATCCACAGACATTTATCAGCATGATTTACCTGCTTGCCTCACCGGTCGGTAATCTGCTCAAATCCACTTGA